In Antedon mediterranea chromosome 10, ecAntMedi1.1, whole genome shotgun sequence, one genomic interval encodes:
- the LOC140059957 gene encoding large ribosomal subunit protein uL11m-like, whose translation MSRVGKAVKDTGKVVHGNVIKTYIKAGRAAPGPPLGPVLGQRGIPIGQFCKDFNQKTNHIKEGIPLPTNIIINPDRTCTLEIKSPPVSYFVKSAAGVAKGAHKPGNHCVGQITLKHVYEIAKVKQEDPNLQIQSMERICKGIIGSCLSMGIQVVRELNPDVYKEFLEKSAEEANEIREEVIAEKAGGYK comes from the exons ATGTCCCGTGTTGGCAAAGCAGTAAAGGATACTGGGAAGGTAGTTCATGGCAACGTAATAAAGACATACATCAAAGCTGGACGAGCAGCACCCGGTCCACCCCTTGGACCTGTACTGGGTCAG agaGGAATTCCCATTGGTCAGTTCTGTAAAGACTTCAACCAGAAGACCAATCATATTAAAGAAGGAATTCCATTACctacaaatattataataaat CCTGACAGGACATGTACATTGGAGATCAAATCACCTCCTGTTTCATATTTTGTCAAGTCTGCTGCAGGGGTGGCTAAAGGTGCTCACAAACCAG GAAATCATTGTGTTGGGCAAATAACATTGAAACATGTTTATGAAATTGCAAAAGTGAAGCAGGAAGATCCTAACTTACAGATCCAAAGCATGGAACGTATTTGCAAAGGAATTATAGGATCATGTCTTTCAATGGGAATACAAGTTGTTAGGGAATTAAATCCAGATGTATATAAGGAATTTTTAGAAAAAAGTGCGGAAGAAGCGAATGAAATTCGGGAGGAGGTTATCGCAGAGAAAGCAGGAGGATACAAATAG